One Candidatus Ozemobacteraceae bacterium genomic window carries:
- a CDS encoding F0F1 ATP synthase subunit A, with amino-acid sequence LCHPNPLLAPLHIMGDISRTVALAIRLFGNVMSENFVGGLLISLVPFFVPVVMKLFGLLTGFVQACIFSLLAAVFLAAATAEEEPES; translated from the coding sequence CCCTGTGCCATCCCAACCCGCTGCTGGCGCCATTGCATATCATGGGTGATATTTCACGCACCGTCGCGCTGGCGATCCGCCTGTTCGGCAATGTGATGAGCGAGAATTTCGTCGGCGGCCTCTTGATCTCGCTGGTGCCGTTTTTCGTCCCCGTCGTCATGAAACTGTTCGGCCTGCTGACCGGGTTCGTGCAGGCCTGCATCTTCTCCCTGCTGGCCGCGGTGTTTCTCGCCGCGGCGACCGCGGAGGAAGAACCCGAAAGCTGA
- a CDS encoding F0F1 ATP synthase subunit C, with protein MEPLTLIAITSMIAAGALMFLGTVAPAFCEMKAILAALEALTKQPDEAGPITRTLFVGLAMIESMAIYCFVIAMILLLANPFWNHFITKAAH; from the coding sequence ATGGAACCGTTGACCCTGATCGCCATAACCTCGATGATCGCGGCGGGCGCCCTGATGTTCCTCGGCACGGTGGCCCCCGCCTTTTGCGAAATGAAAGCCATTCTTGCGGCGCTGGAAGCCCTGACAAAACAGCCGGACGAAGCCGGCCCGATCACCCGCACCTTGTTCGTCGGCCTCGCGATGATCGAATCGATGGCGATCTACTGTTTCGTCATCGCAATGATCCTCCTCCTGGCGAACCCCTTCTGGAACCACTTCATCACGAAAGCGGCCCACTGA
- a CDS encoding alternate F1F0 ATPase, F1 subunit alpha, with translation MKRRPVAEEMRPIFERTVTALEKAEKLVSGSLADRESPPPVRPDSELGPIFSRTVTALTKAKERVSGSLAVVETGRLESVSSGVAVVHGLPDVKLDELVRFGNGSAGVAVNLEPDRVGCILLEEAAGISAGSSVRRLDRVMDVPVGDGLLGRIMTPLGRPLDGRGPLLFTERLPIERRAPEIADREPVTVPLQTGIKVIDALIPIGRGQRQLILGDRQTGKTSIALAAMMNQRDSGVICVYCAIGQRGASVAKAIEDLRSSGSMEHSIVVVAEPAGGPGLQYIAPYAATSIAEWFMERGRDALVVYDDLGCHARAWREISLLLRRPPGREAFPGDVFYLHSRLLERSTHLSRKRGGGSLTALPIVETEAQNISAYIPTNLISITDGQIYLSPLLFQKGTLPAVDIGRSVSRVGGKAQLPAYHAAAAEVKLRFSQFEELEMFARFGTRLDEPTRRTIEHGRRIRECLKQGPTERLDVLRQILLLLALTRGLLEDQPPDRLREVQQALCEAASAIPGEIRERILRRETLSGEDEAALLAIAGNALPARKTAA, from the coding sequence ATGAAGCGACGCCCCGTTGCCGAGGAGATGCGGCCGATCTTCGAGCGCACCGTGACCGCCCTCGAAAAAGCCGAAAAGCTCGTGTCAGGCAGTCTGGCAGACCGCGAATCACCTCCGCCGGTTCGTCCCGACAGCGAGCTGGGCCCGATCTTCAGTCGCACGGTGACGGCCCTCACGAAAGCGAAAGAGCGGGTTTCCGGCAGTCTCGCCGTCGTCGAAACCGGCCGGCTCGAGAGCGTCTCGTCCGGCGTCGCCGTGGTGCACGGCCTTCCCGACGTGAAGCTCGACGAACTCGTGCGCTTCGGAAACGGATCGGCAGGCGTCGCCGTCAACCTCGAACCGGACCGCGTCGGCTGCATCCTGCTCGAAGAGGCCGCCGGGATCTCGGCCGGCTCGTCGGTCAGACGCCTCGACCGCGTGATGGACGTGCCCGTCGGGGACGGCCTTCTCGGAAGGATCATGACGCCCCTCGGCAGGCCGCTCGACGGCCGCGGTCCCCTTCTCTTCACCGAGCGCCTCCCCATCGAGCGGCGGGCGCCGGAGATCGCCGACCGCGAACCGGTCACCGTGCCCCTTCAGACCGGCATCAAAGTGATCGACGCGCTGATCCCGATTGGCCGAGGCCAGCGCCAGTTGATCCTCGGCGACCGGCAGACGGGCAAGACGTCGATCGCCCTCGCCGCGATGATGAACCAGCGGGACAGCGGGGTGATCTGCGTCTACTGCGCCATCGGCCAGCGCGGCGCGAGCGTCGCGAAGGCGATCGAGGACCTGCGCTCGTCGGGCTCGATGGAACACTCGATCGTCGTCGTGGCCGAGCCGGCAGGCGGTCCCGGGCTTCAATATATCGCCCCGTATGCGGCGACAAGCATCGCCGAATGGTTCATGGAGCGCGGCCGCGACGCGCTCGTCGTCTACGACGATCTAGGCTGCCACGCGCGCGCCTGGCGCGAGATTTCGCTTCTCCTGCGACGACCGCCGGGCAGGGAGGCGTTTCCCGGCGACGTGTTCTACCTTCACTCGCGCCTGCTCGAGCGCTCCACGCACCTCAGCCGGAAGCGCGGCGGCGGCTCGTTGACGGCGCTGCCGATCGTCGAAACCGAGGCGCAAAATATCTCAGCATATATACCGACAAATCTCATTTCCATCACGGACGGGCAGATATACCTGTCGCCGCTCCTGTTTCAGAAGGGGACGCTGCCGGCCGTCGACATCGGCCGCTCTGTCTCGCGCGTCGGCGGGAAGGCCCAGCTGCCCGCCTACCACGCGGCGGCGGCGGAAGTGAAACTGCGATTTTCCCAGTTCGAGGAACTGGAGATGTTCGCGAGATTCGGCACGCGACTCGATGAACCGACCCGACGAACGATCGAGCACGGCCGTCGGATACGGGAATGCCTGAAGCAAGGGCCGACCGAGCGGCTCGACGTTCTCCGGCAGATCCTGCTGCTGCTCGCTCTGACGCGCGGCCTGCTCGAGGACCAGCCGCCTGACCGCCTGCGGGAGGTTCAGCAAGCCTTGTGCGAAGCCGCGTCGGCGATACCCGGCGAGATCCGCGAGCGAATCCTGCGCCGTGAAACGCTGAGCGGGGAAGACGAAGCCGCGCTTCTCGCCATTGCCGGAAACGCTCTGCCCGCGCGAAAAACGGCCGCATGA
- a CDS encoding F0F1 ATP synthase subunit gamma, translated as MSRTIADIRRHIQSAEGLKSVVKTMKTLAMVSIGPYERAMPFLDEYETSVETGFRALLWNADAAVLERLCEPAPGPTGAIVFGTDHGMAADFNETLASFVAKTLRSHADGCHIWPVGELLAGRLEGSGLPMSAPVKAPESVDGIPGLLSCLLYDVDRRRAREGLGRIVVFHQVPIWGAGCEPASSALLPLDRAWLDGIVARAWPSRRLPEPIDAFLPTVEALLREHLFASLFRACVSSAAAEHAVRLASMQRAERNINDLLDALGREYNEQRQTLISEELFDVIAGFEVLKTSDRPC; from the coding sequence ATGAGCCGGACGATCGCCGACATCCGGCGCCACATCCAGAGCGCCGAAGGGCTGAAATCCGTCGTGAAGACGATGAAGACGCTCGCCATGGTGAGCATCGGGCCGTATGAGCGGGCCATGCCTTTCCTCGACGAGTACGAGACGTCCGTGGAAACGGGGTTCCGGGCCCTTCTCTGGAACGCGGATGCCGCCGTCCTGGAGCGGCTCTGCGAACCCGCCCCGGGCCCGACCGGCGCCATCGTGTTCGGCACCGATCACGGCATGGCGGCCGATTTCAACGAGACGCTCGCCAGCTTCGTCGCGAAGACTCTCCGCAGCCACGCTGACGGCTGCCACATCTGGCCCGTCGGGGAACTGCTCGCGGGGCGGCTTGAAGGCTCTGGCCTGCCGATGTCGGCGCCCGTCAAGGCCCCCGAATCCGTCGACGGCATTCCCGGCCTGCTGAGCTGTCTGCTGTATGACGTCGACCGCAGAAGGGCCCGCGAGGGACTCGGCCGTATCGTGGTTTTCCACCAGGTCCCCATCTGGGGCGCGGGTTGCGAACCGGCATCGAGCGCCCTTCTCCCGCTCGACCGCGCATGGCTTGACGGCATCGTGGCCCGGGCATGGCCGTCCCGAAGGCTTCCCGAGCCGATCGACGCGTTCCTGCCGACCGTCGAGGCCCTGCTGCGCGAGCACCTGTTCGCGAGCCTGTTTCGGGCCTGCGTCAGCTCCGCCGCCGCCGAGCACGCCGTCCGGCTCGCTTCGATGCAGCGCGCCGAACGCAACATCAACGACCTCCTCGATGCGCTCGGCCGGGAGTACAACGAACAGCGCCAGACCCTCATCTCTGAGGAACTGTTCGACGTGATCGCGGGCTTCGAGGTCCTCAAGACCAGCGATCGCCCCTGTTGA
- a CDS encoding LysM peptidoglycan-binding domain-containing protein: MWNKLRARHYSILVLLSIVSLETSAIAIDRYLSKGDDAAFEVEGRFRNNAFVTRFQQADAQHGAIPATLSQVAQAAQAADIRLAASKSVASQRNVTFGVKPAGNELAPASKALPDCDTWISYAVKKGDSLKAIADMFGTKAATLAQANGLNTSSIKAGQTIRIPAPDNRIVYTVRAGDSLNKIASRFGTSIPGLIRENNLKSHVLIEDQKIYIPIQKKTQDLTIAKSGDVQTVIAPPLIKIEKEAAKIAKIDGPTLQIAAATPDKPSVTITQHDATSKPAPVAAQPTVAAAPKAVAPAPAPTPVAASLVKPVVAMAPAVKPQPAPAQAPVQITQAPQPAPQAAAPAVDADTRIVQHTVKNGENLATIARQYKTSIGNILAHNKLSNSALKTGQQVCVPVDKKYYRVMQVTSRKADVSTRMVMPVRGSLSDSYGWRKHPVYRKRLFHAGIDISAPRGTQISAAMPGTVVYAGWLSGYGKLVVIRHANGLSTRYGHCSKISVRKGQTVKAGQAIANVGATGVATGNHLHFEVRRNGRTVNPSPLLFGR, translated from the coding sequence GTGTGGAATAAACTCAGAGCTCGACACTATTCGATTCTCGTCCTGCTCTCGATCGTCTCCCTGGAAACCTCCGCCATCGCCATCGACCGGTATCTGAGCAAGGGGGACGACGCCGCCTTCGAGGTCGAAGGCCGCTTCCGCAACAATGCCTTCGTGACGCGTTTCCAGCAGGCCGATGCCCAGCACGGCGCGATTCCCGCCACTCTGTCCCAGGTGGCCCAGGCCGCCCAGGCGGCGGACATCCGTCTTGCGGCTTCGAAGTCGGTCGCCTCCCAGCGCAACGTCACCTTCGGCGTGAAGCCGGCGGGCAACGAACTGGCTCCGGCGAGCAAGGCGCTTCCCGACTGCGACACCTGGATCAGTTACGCGGTCAAGAAGGGCGACTCCCTCAAGGCCATCGCCGACATGTTCGGCACGAAGGCCGCCACCCTCGCGCAGGCAAACGGCCTCAACACATCCTCCATCAAGGCCGGCCAAACGATCAGGATCCCGGCCCCCGACAACCGCATCGTCTACACTGTCCGCGCCGGCGACTCCCTGAACAAGATCGCAAGCCGCTTCGGAACGTCGATTCCCGGCCTGATCCGCGAGAACAATCTGAAGAGCCACGTCCTGATCGAGGACCAGAAGATCTACATCCCGATCCAGAAAAAGACGCAGGACCTCACGATCGCGAAAAGCGGCGACGTCCAGACCGTCATCGCCCCGCCGCTGATCAAGATCGAGAAGGAAGCCGCGAAGATCGCGAAGATCGACGGCCCCACCCTCCAGATCGCCGCGGCAACCCCCGACAAACCGAGCGTCACCATCACCCAGCATGATGCGACGTCGAAGCCCGCTCCGGTCGCGGCTCAGCCGACCGTCGCCGCAGCCCCGAAAGCCGTAGCTCCGGCTCCGGCCCCGACCCCGGTGGCTGCATCGCTGGTCAAACCCGTCGTCGCCATGGCCCCGGCGGTGAAGCCGCAGCCCGCTCCCGCGCAGGCCCCCGTCCAGATCACGCAGGCCCCCCAGCCCGCTCCTCAGGCAGCTGCGCCCGCCGTCGATGCCGACACCCGCATCGTCCAGCACACCGTGAAGAACGGCGAGAATCTCGCGACGATCGCCCGCCAGTACAAGACCTCCATCGGAAACATCCTGGCCCACAACAAGCTGTCCAACTCGGCTCTCAAAACCGGACAGCAGGTCTGCGTGCCGGTCGACAAAAAATACTACCGCGTCATGCAGGTCACTTCCCGCAAGGCGGACGTCAGCACCCGGATGGTCATGCCGGTCCGAGGCAGCCTGTCGGATTCCTACGGCTGGCGCAAGCACCCGGTGTATCGCAAGCGCCTGTTCCACGCCGGCATCGACATCTCTGCCCCCCGCGGCACCCAGATCTCCGCCGCCATGCCCGGGACCGTCGTGTACGCCGGCTGGCTTTCGGGATACGGCAAACTCGTCGTGATCCGCCATGCGAACGGCCTCTCGACCCGCTACGGCCACTGCAGCAAGATCAGCGTCCGCAAGGGCCAGACGGTCAAGGCCGGCCAGGCGATCGCCAACGTCGGCGCGACGGGAGTCGCCACCGGCAATCATCTGCACTTCGAGGTTCGCCGCAACGGTCGCACGGTCAATCCGTCGCCGCTGCTGTTCGGCCGCTGA
- a CDS encoding carboxypeptidase-like regulatory domain-containing protein produces MICFTSCLRPAAAVAAENPDLAAAVSTDGYVRDQLVLVFCDGPVFFNHAGQSGWKRAAQRQVFIDGDGIRTGSRGYAVISWSTDNLLLLKPGSGVRFNIRPAGSTPRLRVRVHAAEIFAAARDSQSVEIEGRHGNVQVRNGEAAFVSDETNDRLRVVRGTADYRPVGAVEPTVVPEGYGIDADHHGRISALTGYDVRREYDDWRRFNTWLRNFDTLHRQLSTEVSYRVDSVLINDRFVGTMETDADGYRIIDPGADAAPRTLHVKLKLTPYPRPSDRFELYINKDLVYALREGRDGYYEVKIPTPTFPEVFATIHFIDSLGRRDRIFHERFVIYNRHRKIEEIRVFLNTLSTAMARRDNIYLRDHISREYRDSFGNTWFDFVKMFDDSLRDYRDIRLLLHPHTFKFKGEHVLVNMNYRLTALTGNWTWRYEDAGSELMTLSFEDGEWRIRSKAKGLFFQRLKVAVDLRMGILRGRVTDERTGSPIVGATVKIRQRGMKTVTDGMGEYVIYNIPAGTYDMEISKNGYGTLTATRVEIVPTGQRY; encoded by the coding sequence TTGATCTGTTTCACATCCTGCCTGCGGCCGGCGGCGGCGGTTGCGGCGGAGAATCCCGACCTGGCTGCGGCGGTCAGCACCGACGGGTACGTTCGCGACCAACTGGTCCTGGTGTTCTGCGACGGGCCGGTGTTTTTCAACCACGCGGGACAGTCGGGCTGGAAGCGCGCGGCCCAGCGCCAGGTGTTCATCGACGGCGACGGGATTCGCACCGGGTCCCGCGGATACGCGGTGATTTCCTGGTCGACCGATAACCTGCTGCTGTTGAAGCCCGGTTCGGGCGTCCGGTTCAACATCAGGCCCGCCGGCTCCACCCCGCGACTTCGCGTCCGGGTGCATGCGGCGGAGATCTTCGCGGCGGCGCGGGATTCGCAGAGCGTCGAGATCGAAGGCCGGCACGGGAATGTCCAAGTGCGGAACGGAGAAGCGGCGTTCGTGTCGGACGAAACAAACGACCGCCTGCGGGTCGTCAGGGGAACTGCCGATTACCGCCCGGTGGGCGCGGTCGAGCCGACCGTGGTCCCGGAGGGATACGGCATCGACGCCGATCACCACGGCCGGATCTCGGCGCTGACAGGGTACGACGTCCGCCGTGAATATGACGACTGGCGCCGGTTCAACACCTGGCTTCGCAACTTCGACACGCTGCACCGGCAGCTCTCGACCGAGGTTTCCTACCGCGTCGACAGTGTTTTGATCAACGACCGGTTCGTGGGAACGATGGAAACGGACGCCGATGGGTACCGCATCATCGACCCGGGTGCCGACGCGGCGCCCCGGACGCTTCACGTGAAACTCAAGCTGACCCCCTACCCCCGCCCGTCCGACCGGTTCGAACTGTATATCAACAAGGACCTGGTCTACGCGCTTCGCGAGGGGCGTGACGGCTACTACGAGGTGAAGATTCCGACCCCGACGTTCCCCGAGGTGTTCGCAACGATCCATTTCATCGATTCGCTCGGGCGACGCGACCGCATTTTCCACGAGAGGTTCGTGATCTACAACCGGCACAGGAAAATCGAGGAGATCCGGGTATTCCTGAATACCCTCTCGACGGCGATGGCGCGACGGGACAACATCTACCTGCGCGATCACATCTCGCGGGAGTATCGCGACTCGTTCGGCAACACCTGGTTCGACTTCGTGAAGATGTTCGACGACTCGCTGCGCGACTACCGGGACATCCGGCTGCTCCTGCACCCGCACACGTTCAAGTTCAAGGGCGAGCACGTGCTGGTGAATATGAACTACCGGCTTACGGCCCTCACGGGCAACTGGACCTGGAGATACGAGGACGCCGGCTCGGAGTTGATGACGCTGTCGTTCGAGGACGGCGAGTGGCGCATCCGGTCGAAGGCGAAGGGGCTGTTCTTCCAGCGACTGAAGGTCGCCGTCGATCTTCGAATGGGCATCCTGCGCGGCCGCGTCACCGACGAGCGGACGGGTTCGCCCATCGTCGGAGCGACGGTGAAAATCCGGCAGCGCGGAATGAAGACGGTCACCGACGGCATGGGGGAGTATGTCATTTATAATATACCTGCCGGCACATATGACATGGAGATCTCGAAAAACGGGTATGGAACGCTCACGGCGACGCGCGTCGAGATCGTCCCGACCGGCCAGAGATACTGA
- a CDS encoding AarF/UbiB family protein, with product MTPYLGTMPLATLRSLAPIAIPGFGDLTRDEQTVALQNILAEADFDSRREAIVDQLISECALRDVVPEVYGRFRPLVLDAVRFTLMHLGKGRLVRLLVRQFQLPGDAPAGRRLAELARELPVLHKLGQMIARNEHVDEGFRTWLLGLESWAGGSSVTTLAETAAADIARGPIGVEIAWNGTVLAEASVGAVLPFEWLGLSGGPGRRGVAKLVKPSATSRLDEDLPALDRLAFWLAARKGVYGDLGIDYIGVLRDVREALAAETDPRMEQRNLRTAAAQYRESPDIRIPTLFPFSTPSVTAMERLDGMPLPEVSADATEKRRLARLAFRELIIGPMLSEREFAIVHGDPHAGNLLAVPAEDRSGWSVGLIDWSQAGLLDRKQRKGLRDLMLGFMICDARVVNGAVRLLLSSSAPGGRLERHLGSSLGKRPLKAGDAFEASLTLIDRLVIDGFRFPKDLLLFRKAWFTLRGVLLQLDPVFDPGPELVSTIGRRIFWDLPRRMMRGSPLGWLTRTSDPLLSDTDLLRLAFHAEYRIY from the coding sequence GTGACCCCATATCTTGGAACGATGCCGCTGGCGACTCTCAGATCGTTGGCCCCGATAGCCATTCCCGGATTCGGAGACCTGACGCGAGATGAACAGACTGTTGCGCTGCAAAACATTCTTGCGGAGGCGGATTTCGACTCGCGCCGAGAGGCGATCGTCGACCAGTTGATATCCGAGTGCGCCCTCCGGGACGTCGTGCCGGAGGTCTACGGTCGCTTCCGCCCCCTCGTGCTCGACGCCGTCCGGTTCACCCTGATGCATCTCGGGAAAGGGCGGCTCGTCCGCCTGCTCGTGCGACAGTTCCAGCTGCCCGGCGACGCGCCGGCCGGGAGGCGGCTTGCCGAACTGGCCAGGGAACTTCCCGTGCTGCACAAGCTCGGCCAGATGATCGCACGGAACGAACACGTCGACGAGGGATTCCGGACCTGGCTCCTCGGCCTCGAGTCGTGGGCCGGCGGCTCTTCGGTGACGACGTTGGCTGAGACGGCAGCCGCCGACATCGCCCGCGGCCCCATCGGCGTCGAGATCGCCTGGAATGGAACCGTGCTCGCCGAAGCAAGCGTCGGAGCCGTTCTCCCGTTCGAATGGCTCGGGCTTTCCGGCGGGCCGGGCCGGCGCGGCGTCGCAAAGCTGGTCAAGCCCTCCGCCACATCGCGCCTCGACGAAGATCTGCCGGCTCTCGACAGGCTCGCCTTCTGGCTCGCCGCACGGAAAGGCGTCTACGGCGATCTCGGAATCGATTACATCGGCGTTCTCAGGGATGTGCGAGAGGCGCTCGCAGCGGAAACCGATCCCCGGATGGAACAGCGCAACCTCCGGACGGCGGCGGCTCAATACCGTGAAAGCCCTGATATCCGCATTCCGACGCTGTTCCCCTTCTCGACCCCGTCCGTCACGGCGATGGAACGACTCGACGGAATGCCTCTTCCAGAGGTGAGCGCCGACGCAACGGAGAAAAGACGGCTTGCGCGCCTTGCCTTCCGCGAGCTGATCATCGGCCCGATGCTCTCGGAGCGTGAATTCGCCATCGTTCACGGCGACCCGCATGCCGGAAACCTGCTCGCCGTGCCTGCAGAAGACCGGTCCGGCTGGTCCGTCGGTCTCATCGACTGGAGCCAGGCCGGCCTGCTCGACCGGAAACAGCGCAAAGGCCTGCGCGATCTGATGCTGGGCTTCATGATCTGCGACGCACGCGTCGTGAACGGGGCCGTTCGCCTGCTTCTCTCGTCATCCGCGCCGGGAGGCCGTCTCGAACGTCATCTCGGCAGCTCGCTCGGGAAGCGCCCGTTGAAAGCCGGCGATGCGTTCGAAGCCTCGCTGACGTTGATCGACAGGCTCGTCATCGACGGGTTTCGGTTCCCGAAAGACCTGCTACTGTTCAGAAAAGCCTGGTTCACGCTGCGTGGCGTGCTGCTGCAGCTCGACCCGGTTTTCGATCCCGGCCCGGAACTCGTATCGACGATCGGCCGCCGCATCTTCTGGGATCTCCCGCGCCGCATGATGCGGGGCTCGCCCTTGGGGTGGCTCACCCGCACGAGCGACCCCCTCCTCTCGGACACCGACCTCCTCCGCCTCGCTTTCCACGCCGAATACCGCATCTATTGA
- a CDS encoding adenylate/guanylate cyclase domain-containing protein yields the protein MEDQNRISGFPPGIDGMYVGEDEKQCILVVDDSPDNIDILCNLLRKDYQIKVATRSQKGIEIAKSKPQPDLILLDIMMPEMDGYEMCQILKADTDTAHIPVIFVTGKNDAANELKGFELGAMDYITKPFHPGVVKARVYTHLLLQKEQKKVERLLENILPRKVIQDIKEHGSCTPELFDPVTIMFVDLVGFTPAAEKISPRQLIQELSEMFSILDVITIRHGAERIKTVGDAYLAVCGMPTTNPDHANVMVRVGKDFLKYLDIYNREKQKCWQVRIGLHTGPVVGGIVGHSRYLYDIFGDAVNTAARVQAAAQPMSLLTTEITWNLVKDEFSFVPRNPITIKGKGTMTLYELVVS from the coding sequence ATGGAAGATCAGAATCGGATATCCGGATTCCCGCCAGGTATCGATGGCATGTATGTGGGAGAGGATGAGAAACAATGTATTCTGGTCGTCGATGATTCTCCCGACAATATCGATATTCTCTGCAACCTCCTCCGGAAGGATTACCAGATAAAAGTTGCCACCAGGAGCCAGAAGGGGATCGAGATCGCCAAGAGCAAGCCTCAGCCAGATCTGATCCTTCTCGATATCATGATGCCGGAAATGGACGGCTACGAAATGTGCCAGATCCTGAAAGCGGACACCGATACCGCACATATTCCCGTAATTTTCGTCACCGGGAAGAACGATGCCGCGAATGAACTCAAGGGCTTCGAACTGGGAGCCATGGATTACATCACGAAGCCATTCCACCCGGGTGTCGTGAAAGCCAGGGTCTATACCCATCTCCTCTTGCAAAAGGAACAGAAAAAGGTCGAGCGGCTTCTCGAAAATATCCTGCCGCGCAAAGTCATCCAGGATATCAAGGAACATGGATCCTGCACTCCAGAACTTTTCGACCCCGTCACGATCATGTTTGTCGATCTGGTCGGATTCACCCCCGCTGCCGAGAAGATTTCTCCCAGGCAATTGATCCAAGAATTGTCCGAGATGTTCTCGATCCTTGATGTCATCACGATCAGGCACGGAGCCGAACGGATCAAAACCGTCGGGGACGCGTATCTCGCCGTCTGCGGAATGCCCACCACAAATCCGGATCATGCCAACGTCATGGTCCGGGTCGGCAAGGATTTTCTGAAATACCTTGACATATACAACCGCGAGAAGCAGAAATGCTGGCAGGTTCGCATCGGCCTTCATACGGGGCCGGTCGTCGGAGGGATCGTCGGCCACAGCCGCTATTTGTATGACATCTTCGGCGATGCGGTCAACACCGCTGCCCGCGTCCAGGCCGCCGCTCAGCCCATGTCGCTCCTGACAACCGAAATAACCTGGAACCTGGTCAAGGACGAGTTTTCTTTCGTTCCCAGGAATCCGATCACGATCAAGGGCAAGGGAACTATGACTCTGTACGAGCTCGTTGTTTCCTGA